In Silene latifolia isolate original U9 population chromosome X, ASM4854445v1, whole genome shotgun sequence, the following proteins share a genomic window:
- the LOC141623562 gene encoding high affinity nitrate transporter 2.5-like → MTKNEENNEIEPKKFVLPVDKEHKSTVFPLFSIAKPHMRAFHLSWVQFFACFVSSFAAPPLLPLIRDNLNLNATDIGNAGIASVSGAVFARLVMGTACDLFGPRLASACLTLLTSPAVYLTATVSTSAGFTLVRFFTGFSLATFVSTQFWMSSMFSPPVVGSANGVSGGWGNLGGGATQLIMPLVYELILKMGAMKFTAWRLAFFIPALFQTLAAFAVMIFGQDMPDGNYQRLHTSGEKHKDNMKKVTYHGVVNYRGWITALCYGYCFGVELTIDNIIAQYFFDRFHLNLHTAGIIAASFGLANIFARPGGGVVSDYLGKKYGMRGRLWGWWAIQTIGGVLCLVLGLVSSLTASITIMLVFSVFVQAACGLTFGVVPFISRRSLGVVSGITGAGGNVGAAITQAIFFKGSHYSTEQGITYMGIMIIACTLPIALIYFPQWGGMFCGPNPNVSEADYYLREWDSDEKKRDLHQVSLKFADSSRSERCDKLPSEQETATPVAQP, encoded by the exons ATGAcgaaaaatgaagaaaataatGAAATAGAGCCAAAAAAGTTTGTTCTTCCAGTAGATAAAGAGCACAAATCAACAGTATTCCCACTGTTTTCAATAGCAAAGCCTCATATGCGAGCATTTCACCTTTCATGGGTCCAATTCTTTGCATGTTTTGTCTCCAGTTTTGCTGCACCTCCTTTGCTTCCGCTTATCCGAGACAATCTCAACCTGAACGCCACTGACATTGGAAATGCAGGGATTGCATCCGTATCAGGAGCTGTTTTTGCCCGTCTTGTTATGGGGACCGCCTGTGATTTATTCGGTCCCCGTCTTGCCTCTGCTTGCCTCACCCTCCTCACCTCCCCTGCAGTCTACCTTACTGCAACTGTTAGCACCTCGGCTGGTTTTACTCTCGTCCGGTTTTTCACCGGCTTTTCCTTGGCCACTTTTGTGTCCACGCAATTTTGGATGAGCTCAATGTTTTCGCCACCTGTTGTTGGGAGTGCCAACGGTGTCTCAG GTGGTTGGGGAAACCTGGGAGGAGGAGCAACACAGCTGATAATGCCACTAGTGTATGAACTAATTCTAAAGATGGGGGCAATGAAGTTCACAGCATGGAGATTAGCATTCTTCATACCAGCTCTATTTCAAACACTCGCGGCTTTTGCAGTCATGATATTTGGCCAAGATATGCCTGACGGAAACTACCAGAGGCTCCACACTTCAG GCGAGAAGCACAAGGATAATATGAAAAAGGTGACATACCACGGAGTTGTAAACTACAGGGGTTGGATAACCGCTTTGTGCTATGGTTACTGTTTCGGGGTGGAGTTAACCATTGACAACATTATTGCTCAGTATTTCTTTGACAGGTTTCATCTCAATCTCCACACTGCTGGTATCATAGCAGCAAGTTTTGGCCTGGCGAATATATTTGCCAGGCCAGGGGGTGGGGTTGTATCTGATTATTTGGGAAAAAAGTACGGGATGAGGGGCCGATTATGGGGGTGGTGGGCCATTCAGACCATTGGTGGGGTCCTCTGTCTTGTTCTAGGCCTGGTTTCTTCTTTAACTGCTTCCATTACTATCATGCTTGTCTTCTCTGTCTTCGTCCAGGCTGCTTGTGGTCTCACTTTCGGAGTTGTTCCTTTTATCTCTCGAAG ATCACTAGGAGTGGTTTCAGGAATAACAGGAGCAGGCGGAAATGTGGGAGCGGCTATAACGCAAGCAATATTCTTCAAAGGGTCACATTACTCAACTGAACAAGGAATAACATACATGGGAATAATGATCATAGCATGTACACTTCCCATAGCATTGATATACTTTCCACAATGGGGTGGAATGTTTTGCGGGCCGAATCCAAATGTATCTGAAGCAGATTATTACCTCCGGGAATGGGATTCAGATGAAAAGAAAAGAGACCTGCATCAAGTTAGTCTTAAATTTGCTGACAGTAGCAGGAGTGAAAGATGTGACAAACTACCATCTGAACAAGAAACTGCTACACCTGTAGCTCAACCCTGA